The Oceaniferula flava nucleotide sequence TGGCTGAGCGATACGATTGGATACGTTCCGCCTGCATCAATGAGCCCCGTGGCCATGACGCAATGGTAGGTGCCCTGCTCTGTAAGCCTGTGAACCCGGACTGTGTCGCAGGAATCATTTTTTTCAACAACACAGGTTACCTCAACGGCTGTCTGCACGGCACCATTGGTGTAGCTGTCAGCCTGCTTCATCTCGGTATGATTAGTGAAGGGAATCATCTGATTGAGACTCCCGTTGGCACTGTTGAAGCGCAAGTGGATGCCTCTGGCTCGGTGACAGTGAGAAACGTGCCGAGCTACCGCTACCGTCGTGCGGCGCAGGTTGATGTCCCTGGCTACGGCGTAGTCACTGGCGATATCGCTTGGGGGGGTAATTGGTTTTTCCTCACCGAGGCTGACGACCATGATTTTGCTCCCGCGGTGAAATACAAGAATATCTCTGCGCTCACCAGCTATGGTGTGGCCGTGGTTCAGGCATTGGCCGATCAAGGCATCACCGGTGCCGATGGCGGCGAGATCGATCACCTTGAAATTTTTGGCGAAGCGACCGATGAAGCCTCCGATAGCCGGAACTTTGTGCTCTGCCCCGGCTTGGAATATGATCGCTCACCCTGCGGCACCGGAACCAGTGCCAAACTCGCTTGCCTCTACGCAGATGGGAAATTAAAACCCGGCGAAACTTGGCGCCAGGCGAGCATTCTCGATACCATTTTTGAAGGTCAAGTGGAAGAGCTTGACGGCGAGCAAATCACCCCGATTGTGTCGGGCACCGCCTACGTTACAGGCGAGGCGAAGCTCATTATTCCGAGCGAAGATCCATTCCGTTACGGCATTCGCCCGGACGAATTTCTCACCTCCTAACTAGAACCATTTATATTATCATGACATTGCAAGGAACATCCATCATCGGAGCCGCTCGCGGCAAGGGCACAGAAGCCCTCGGCAAAAGCCATAACCCAGCTACCAACGAATATCTCGAGCCCGAGTACATCGCCGCTACCCACGAGGAGCTTGAGCACGCAGTCTCTCTAGCCGATTCTGCCTTCAAGGAATATCGTCACTGCAGCGGTGCGAAAAAAGCAGAGCTGCTGCGTGCCATCGCCTCGAACATCGAGGCCATTGTTGAAGACCTCGTCGCCCGCATGCCGCTGGAAACCGGACTGCCAGAAATGCGCGTTCGGGGCGAAGCCGGCCGCACCTGTGGTCAGCTCCGCATGTTTGCCAATCTCGTTGAGGAGGGTTCCTGGGTGGATGCACGCATCGATCGTGCCCAGCCTGAGCGCCAGCCACTTCCCAAGGTAGATACTCGCAGCATGCTGCGTGCGCTTGGTCCCGTCGCCGTTTTCGCGGCATCCAATTTCCCGCTGGCATTCTCCACCGCAGGTGGCGACACCGCCTCGGCTCTTGCTGCCGGTTGCCCGGTGATCGTCAAAGCTCACTCCTCCCACAGCGGCACTGCCGAGCTGGTGGGACTGGCCATTCAGAAGGCTGTGGCCGACTGCGGTCTGCCTGAGGGTGTGTTCTCTCTCGTCTACGGTGGCGGCCGTTCCATTGGTCAATCCCTAGTGAAACACCCTGCAATCAAGGCGGTTGGTTTCACCGGTTCTTACGGCGGAGGTAGAGCCCTGATGGATCTTGCCGCTGCTCGTCCTGAGCCGATTCCGGTCTACGCCGAGATGAGCGCAATCAATCCAGTGGTAATCCTGCCCGGTGCAGCGAAGGAGCGCGGAGCGCAAATTGCCCAAGGCCTGCACGGATCGATGACTCTGGGAGTCGGCCAGTTCTGCACCAACCCCGGCCTGATCTTCGTGCACGAGGACTACGCCGAAGTGATCGCCAAGGAAACTGCCAGCTTGGTGGCTGAGTCCGCTTCCAGCGCCATGCTGAACAGCGGAATTTGCGATGCATACTGCAGCGGTCTTGAAGCTCTCGAAAAACATGACGCCGTCACTCAACTCGGTAAAGCCAGCGCCGGTGAAGGTTCTAACCAAGCGGTGCCTGCCTTGTTCCAAACTGATATCCAGACATTCACCAGCTCGGAAGAGCTCACCAACGAGGTCTTTGGCCCAGCGAGTATCATCGTGACTTACCAATCGGAAGAAGATCTGCTAGGTGCTTTTGCTACCATGGAAGGTCAGCTCACCGCCACGGTTCACGGAACTGAGGAAGAGCTTGCCGAGCAGGTGGCTTTGACTCGCCTGATGGAAGACCGTGCTGGACGTCTCGTGTTCAACGGCTTCCCCACTGGTGTGGAAGTCTGCGCGAGCATGGTGCACGGCGGACCATTCCCATCCACCTCGGATGGACGTAGCACCTCCGTGGGAACAATGGCAATCTACCGTTTCACCCGTGCCGTATGCTGGCAGGACTGTCCGCAGTCACTTCTGCCTGCCGAGTTGCAAGACGGCAACCCACTGGGCATCCAGCGCAGTGAGGTCTAACTTTATCTGATGCAACACACATTAGAAGGGAGGTTTCGCATGCTGCGAAGCCTCCCTTTTTTTGGCTTTGTGCCAATGACGTAGAGACAAAAAAGCCAGTCACGCGTTTGCGATGACTGGCTTTGGTAAAGAGAATGTGTGGGCGTCGACTTAGGCGTCTTTGCCTTCCCAAGAACTCCACCAGTTGCGGAACAGCGCGTGCTGTTGGTTCAAGTAAGCCTCTTGTGCGGGGCTCAGTTTGTCGTCTGGGTTGATGTGGTATTTGTATTCGCTGTGACCTTCCAGCACCATGAGGTGTTTGTAGTAGAGCACCAGATCTGGTTTTTCATCGAAGGTGGAGAGC carries:
- a CDS encoding proline racemase family protein — protein: MSNPEQRYLQVIDSHTGGEPTRMVIDWPEDVTGLDTGTMMERRSLLAERYDWIRSACINEPRGHDAMVGALLCKPVNPDCVAGIIFFNNTGYLNGCLHGTIGVAVSLLHLGMISEGNHLIETPVGTVEAQVDASGSVTVRNVPSYRYRRAAQVDVPGYGVVTGDIAWGGNWFFLTEADDHDFAPAVKYKNISALTSYGVAVVQALADQGITGADGGEIDHLEIFGEATDEASDSRNFVLCPGLEYDRSPCGTGTSAKLACLYADGKLKPGETWRQASILDTIFEGQVEELDGEQITPIVSGTAYVTGEAKLIIPSEDPFRYGIRPDEFLTS
- a CDS encoding aldehyde dehydrogenase (NADP(+)), translating into MTLQGTSIIGAARGKGTEALGKSHNPATNEYLEPEYIAATHEELEHAVSLADSAFKEYRHCSGAKKAELLRAIASNIEAIVEDLVARMPLETGLPEMRVRGEAGRTCGQLRMFANLVEEGSWVDARIDRAQPERQPLPKVDTRSMLRALGPVAVFAASNFPLAFSTAGGDTASALAAGCPVIVKAHSSHSGTAELVGLAIQKAVADCGLPEGVFSLVYGGGRSIGQSLVKHPAIKAVGFTGSYGGGRALMDLAAARPEPIPVYAEMSAINPVVILPGAAKERGAQIAQGLHGSMTLGVGQFCTNPGLIFVHEDYAEVIAKETASLVAESASSAMLNSGICDAYCSGLEALEKHDAVTQLGKASAGEGSNQAVPALFQTDIQTFTSSEELTNEVFGPASIIVTYQSEEDLLGAFATMEGQLTATVHGTEEELAEQVALTRLMEDRAGRLVFNGFPTGVEVCASMVHGGPFPSTSDGRSTSVGTMAIYRFTRAVCWQDCPQSLLPAELQDGNPLGIQRSEV